The following proteins are co-located in the Halococcus salifodinae DSM 8989 genome:
- a CDS encoding MarR family transcriptional regulator, producing MSLSPSAKLVFVVLQNDHPLTTQEIHEETLLPPRTARYALNKLTDADIINKRVNPHEPRSQLYTPQPVAER from the coding sequence ATGAGCCTCTCACCCAGCGCTAAGCTCGTGTTCGTCGTTCTCCAGAACGACCACCCACTCACCACCCAGGAGATACACGAAGAAACACTTCTCCCGCCCCGAACCGCACGATACGCGCTCAACAAGCTCACCGACGCAGATATCATCAATAAGCGGGTCAATCCACACGAACCGCGTTCACAACTCTACACTCCACAACCTGTTGCTGAACGGTAA